The sequence below is a genomic window from Actinokineospora baliensis.
CTGGTCATGATCCGCAACGCCTACGGCGTGTTCACCGTGGTCGCCACCGGCGCGGTCCTCTTCGCCGTGTCCTGGCTGGCCACCGACGAGGTCCAGGGCGCCTTCGCGTACCTGATCGCCTGGTTCCTCCTGCTCGGCGGCCTGCGCCCCGTGTTCGAACTCCAGGGCAAACGCCGCCAGGGCCAGGCCCAGGACTCCGACGCCGACCAGCTGGCCCGCCTCACCGGCGCTCCCGCGTTCTTCTGGGTGGGCACCTTCGCCATGGTCAACTTCGGCTCGGTCCTGCTGGCGGCGGGCTGGCTCCTGCTCTAGACCGGGATCCACCCGTGTCCTGCCCACCCCCCGACCCGTTGTGCTCACTGAGACCCCCACCCGAAAGGTCGGCACCATGACCGAGGCACAAGGGCGGCCCCAGCGACGCACCCAACGCGAGCGCCGCGAGGCCACTGTCGGCAAGCTTGTCGACGCGACGATCACCGCGATCTCCGAGGTGGGCTACGCCAGGGCCTCCGTCCAGGAGATCTGCGGTCGCGCGGGGGTCTCCCACGGTGGGCTCTTCCGGCACTTCGAGACCCGCCTGGACCTCATCGTCACCGTGGCCGAGGAGGTGGGGCGGCGGCAGATCGAGAACTTCCTGGCCCGCGTGCACCCCTTCTTCGAAGCCGAGGGCAGCGACTTCCTCGAGGTCCTGCGCGCCATCCGCGAGGCGTCCCGCTCCCCGCTCAACATCGTCTGGTTCGAGCTGCTGCTGGCCGCCCGCACCGACGAAGAGCTGCGGACCCGGCTCGCGCCGACCATCGAGTCCTACTCCAAGGACATCTACCTGACCGCGCTGCGCATCCCGGCGATCGCCGCCCAGCCGGACGAGATCCGGCAGGTCGCGGTGTTCACCGGCCTGCACATGTTCGACGGCGAGACCTTCGTCAACGCCGTCTACCCGAGGCCGGACCTCGACGAGAAGCGGCTCCAGCTCGTCGCCGCCTTCTACGCCTCGACGGTCCAACCGCACCACTAGGGCAGACTGCACGCCTAGCGCGACCTAGGCGAAAGGATCGACCGTGACCGACCAGACCACCATCGGCGAACTCGTTTCCGCGTGCGCGACCAGGGCGTTCGCCGCGGCGCCGTCGTTGGCGGGGGCGGACGACGAGACGATCGACAACGCCATCGCCGAGATGGCGGCCCGGCTGTCCTCGGCGCGGGCCAAGGTGCTGGCCGCCAACGCCGAGGACGTCGCCGCCGCTGAGGCGTCGGGGATGAGCGGTGGTCTGCTCGACCGGCTGCGCATCACCGACCAGCGGCTCACCGACATGGCCGAGCAGTTGCGCCTGCTCGCCTCCGTGGCCCACCCGCAGCGGTCCCGCCAGATCGGCACCCTCGACGGCGGACTCAAGCTCGTCGAGCTGCGCAGGCCCGTCGGCGTCATCGGCGCCAACTACGAGGCCCGACCCAACGTCACCGTGGACGTCGCCTCCCAGCTGGTGAAGTCCCGCAACGGGGGCGTCCTGCGCACCGGTTCCGCCGCCCTGCGCTCCGCGACCACCCTCATCGAGCACGTCGTGGCCCCCGCCCTGTCCGACGCGGGCCTGGACCCCGACGCGATCCAGCTCGTCCCCAGCCCGGACCGCGAAGCCGCCGGTGCGCTGGTGGACCTGCCGCACCTCGTCCCCCTCGTGATCCTGCGCGGCAGCGGCGAGAGCACCCGCGAACTGGGCCGCCGCGCCGCCGCCTCCGGGGTGCGCACCCTCGCGCACGCCGACGGCGGGGGAGTCCTCTACTACGACACCAAGGCCGACCCGGCGGTCGCCGAGGACCTCATCACCCGCAGCCTCGACCGCCTCGGCGTCTGCAACCGGCTCAACCTCCTGCTGGTCCACCGCGACGTCTACGACTCCGCGCTGCCCGGCATCCAGTCCGCCCTGGCCGCGGCGGGCGTCACCGCCTCACTGGCGCCGCACGAGCACGCCATCGGCTACGAGTGGGCGCTGGACTCCGACCGCGAGGCCACCGTCACCATCGCCCAGGTCGACGACCTCAAGCACGCGGCCGCCATCGCCAACACCGAGACCTCCGGCCTGGCCGCGGGCATCGTCACCACCGACCGCGCGCGGGCCGACGAGTTCATCGCCGCGTACACCGGAACGGGTGTCTTCTGGAACGCCCCCACCCGGCTGCTGGACGGGTTCAAGCTGCTCGGCGTGCCGGAGACGGGGATCAACATCGACCGCGTGCCCGGCCCGCGCGGCCCGGTCACCTTCACCGACCTGACCCTGCGCCAGTACGCCGTCCTGCCGGTGTGAGCTGGGCAACTGCTGATCCACAGTTGTCCACAGCACACCGTCCCCACCCGAGCCCGGGCCCACCGCCGGGGCTACGATCCCCCCAACGGGCCGTTCTGCCGGTCCGGACGAGGACGCCCACCACCAGCAGCAGGAGGCAGGAGTGACGGCAGTAGCCCCGCAGCCGATCGCCACGCGGCCCTACCCGGCGCGCGAGACGGCCAAGGGTTCGTACCTGCTGCGGCTGTTCCGCACCACGGACCACAAGCAGATCGGGATCATGTACCTGGTCACCTCGTTCGCCTTCTTCATGGTGGGCGGCGCGATGGCCATGCTGATCCGGTCCGAGCTGGCCGTGCCAGGCCAGCAGTTCCTGTCGCAGGAGCAGTACAACCAGCTGTTCACCATGCACGGCACGATCATGCTGCTGCTGTACGCGACGCCGATCCTGTTCGGGTTCGCCAACTTCGTGCTGCCGCTGCAGATCGGCTCGCCCGACGTGGCGTTCCCCCGGTTGAACGCGTTCTCGTACTGGCTGTACCTGTTCGGCGGCATCATCGTGATGTTCGGGTTCCTCACCCCCGGCGGTGCCGCTGACTTCGGTTGGTTCGCCTACACGCCGCTGTCGGACAAGATCCACTCGCCCGGCGTCGGCGCGGACCTGTGGATCACCGGTCTGGCGGTCGGTGGTCTGGGCACCATCCTCGGCGCGGTCAACATGCTGACCACCATCGTCTGCCTGCGCGCGCCCGGCATGACCATGTTCCGGATGCCGATCTTCACCTGGAACATCCTGATCACCAGCGTGCTGGTGCTGCTCGCGTTCCCGATCCTCACCGCGGCGCTGTTCGGGCTCTTGGCCGACCGCCAACTCGGGGCGCACGTGTTCGACCCGGCCAACGGCGGCGTCATCCTCTGGCAGCACCTGTTCTGGTTCTTCGGCCATCCCGAGGTGTACATCGTCGCGTTGCCGTTCTTCGGCATCGTCTCGGAGATCTTCCCGGTCTTCAGCCGCAAGCCGCTCTTCGGCTACCGCGGCCTGGTCTACGCGACCCTGGGCATCGCGGCGCTGTCGGTGACCGTGTGGGCGCACCACATGTACGCCACCGGCGCGGTGCTGCTGCCGTTCTTCTCCTTCATGACCTTCCTCATCGCGGTGCCGACCGGCGTGAAGTTCTTCAACTGGATCGGCACCATGTGGAAGGGGCAGTTGACCTTCGAGACCCCGATGCTGTTCAGCGTCGGCTTCCTGGTCACCTTCCTCTTCGGCGGCCTCACCGGCGTGCTGCTGGCCGCCCCGGCGATCGACTTCCACGTCTCCGACACGTACTTCGTCGTCGCCCACTTCCACTACGTGCTCTACGGCACGATCGTGTTCGCCACCTTCGCGGGCATCTACTTCTGGTTCCCGAAGATCACCGGCCGGTTCCTCGACGAACCGCTGGGCAAGCTGCACTTCTGGACCACGTTCATCGGCTTCCACGGCACGTTCCTGGTCCAGCACTGGCTGGGCAACGAGGGCATGCCGCGCCGCTACGCCGACTACCTGCCCAGCGACGGCTTCACCACGCTGAACACGATCTCCACCATCGGCGCGTACATCCTGGGCGCCTCGACGCTGCCGTTCATCTACAACGTGTTCAAGAGCTACCGCTACGGCGAGATCACCACCGCCGACGACCCGTGGGGCTACGGCAACTCCCTGGAGTGGGCCACCAGCTCCCCGCCGCCGCGGCACAACTTCACCGAGCTGCCCAGGATCCGCTCCGAGCGGCCCGCGTTCGACCTGCACTACCCGCACATGCGGGAGGCGACCGAGGCGGACAAGTACGTGGGTCTGCTCGGTGGCCACGGCCACAAACCGGCCCCTTCCGAGGTCATTGCCGAGAAGATGAACCCCGACGAGATCTCGAAGGGCGACCCCACGTTGCCCAATTGAGCGAACCCGGCCGCTCGGCGCTGACCGAGCGGAGCCGGTGGAAGGACTGAGACGGGTGGAGCCCAGGCGCGCGAGCTGCCTTCGCTCCACCCGTCTTCGCGTTTCCGGAAGATCCACTGTGGACTTCCCGGCCCGGTCGGCGGCAGCCGAAGGTGTCTGCCACGGGCGCCGATCAGGGCAACTCCACGCGGTCCCTGCCCTGACGGCAGCCGACGACGCCTGCCGGGGGCGCACCAGCCCCGCCGGGGACCGCGGGCACCACCCCCGCCGTGACCCGACCGGGGGACGGGCCGCCGTCCGCACCACGCGCAGTCACCCATCAGCCGGACGCCGGGGCGGCGGACGGCCAGTCGTCATGGGAGTCACCGGATCGTGTCCACCTCAGCTGGTCCCCGCCAGACCCCTGTCCTGATCACGGTCACCGGACCGGACAAGCCGGGGGTCTCCTCCGTGCTGTTCGCCGCGCTGACCAGGCACGGCGTCGACATCCTCGACGTCGAGCAGGTCGTCATCCGCGGCCAACTGGTGCTCGGCGCGCTGGTCAGCACCGACCACGACCCCGAGGGCCTGCAGGAGTCCGTCGAGCAGGCCATGGCCACCGTCGCCATGCGGGTCGACGTGGAGATCGGCGTCGACCCGCAGCCGCGCGGCGGGTCCACCCACGTGCTGGTCGTGCTCGGCCGCCCGGTCAGCGCCCGCGCCCTGGGCGAGGTGGCCCGCAAGCTGGCCCAGCTCGAGGTCAACATCGACTCCATCCGCCGGGTCGCCGACTACCCGGTCACCGGCCTGGAACTGCGCGTGTCGGTCCCGCAGGACACCGACGAGGCCGACGCGGCGCTGCGGTCGGTGCTGGCCAGGCTGTCGGTCAAGGTGGGCCTCGACATCGCCGTGGAGCGCGACCTGCTCGCCCGCCGCGCCAAGCGCCTGATCGTCTTCGACGTCGACTCCACCCTGATCCAGGGCGAGGTCATCGAGATGCTGGCCGCCAAGGCCGGGTGCGAGGCCGAGGTCCGCGAGATCACCGAGGCCGCCATGCGCGGCGAGATCGACTTCACCGAGAGCCTGCACCGCCGCGTGGCCACCCTGGCTGGCCTGCCCGCCGCGGTCCTCGACGAGGTGGCCGCCGAGGTCCAGCTGACCCCCGGCGCCCGCACCACCATCCGCACCCTCAAGCGCCTCGGCTACCGCTGCGGCGTCGTCTCCGGCGGCTTCACCGCCATCATCGACCGCATCGGCGCCGACCTCGGCCTCGACTTCCAAGCCGCCAACGAACTCGAGGTCGTCGACGGCACCCTCACCGGCCGCGTCATCGGCGAGGTCGTCGACCGCGAGGGCAAGTCCGTGGCCCTGCGCCACTTCGCCGAGGCCTTCCACATCCCCCTCACCCAATGCGTAGCCGTCGGCGACGGCGCCAACGACATCGACATGCTCGCCACCGCGGGCCTCGGCATCGCCTTCAACGCCAAACCCGCCCTCCGCGAAGTGGCCGACACCGCCCTCTCCCACCCCTACCTCGACGCCGTCCTCTTCGTCCTGGGCGTCACCCGAGACGAGATCGAAGCCGCCGACCTCGCCGACGGGCTGGACCCGGAACGCCTTTAGGGCCACCGGGTCCGCCGCTGGGAAGCGTGCTGTAATCAGCAGCGCTGGTCCGGGGAATCTCACCTTCCCCGGACCAGCGCCTACCTCACACCTGCTCCAGGCTGAACCGCTCCCGCTCGGGATCGATCGCCAGGATCCGGACCGCCACGGCGGCGCCGACGGGCAGGGTCTGCCCGTGCACCAAACCGGTGAACCCCGCGTACTCGACCCACGAACCGAAGTCGACGGTGCCGGTGACGACGCCATCGATGACGTCACCCGGCTTGTGCTGGGATGTGAAATCTGACCACTTCATTGTTTCTCACCTCCTTCCGCCACAAGGGATCCATCGAGAACCTGTGGCGGAGGGGCGGGCCGCGGGCCCGCCGGGTGATCAAGCGGTCGCCGGGCGACCGTTCTGTGCGCGACGAATGTCGGACCCGGCAGTCATGGCGAAAATGCTAGCAGCACACGGGCCTGTTAGTCATGGGCCGGGTTGCAGGTCACCGATCCCAGCGTGATCGAGCCGCTGCCGGGGGCCGGGGGTCCCGCGGGGTCGGCGTCCGGGTAGAGCCAGATCTTGGCGGCGTGCACGGTGACCGAGCGGTCCGGGGCCTCGGCCTCGACGACGTCGTTGAGCACGACCTTGGCGATCGGCGGGTCCTCGGGGAAGAAGCCCGGGACGAGGATGGTGAGGTTCGGCGGGATCTCCTCCGGGACCTGCAGGCCGGTGATGCCGCCGAGGGTCACCGAACTGGTGACGCCGCCCTCGTCGTTGGTGGCGCACGAGACGGAGAAGGTGGCGATCTTGAGCGCCGGGATGCCCGCGACGTTCTCCCGGTTGAGCTGGAACTGGCGGCCGTTGACGGTGGCCGACGCCGAGCCGGTGGCCGGGTCGTAGGAGCAGGTGCTGCTGCCCATGCCGTAGCTGACCAGGCCCTTGTCGGAGGTCTGGCCGGTGGTGGTGCCGATGCCCGGGCCACCGGCGGCGCACGGCGCGAGCGGGCCGATGTCGATCGCCTCGGTGCCGACCAGCGCCATCGCCCCGCCGACCGTGCCGCTGCTGTCGGCGGGAACGCTGTCGGCGGCGACGCTGGCCGCGGCTGGTGCCGCGAGCGCGAGCAGGCTGGTCGCCGCCGCCAACACGCCAGTGCGCAGTGCCCTGACCGGTGACATGTCGAACTCCCTCCGCGAAGTGAACGATCCTCTCGTTCCGAGTGGATCGCGTGCGCGGGCCAGGTGCCAGGTGGGGGGCGAGAGTCACCCTGGAGAACCGGACCGCCACCCGGACAGGGGACACCGGCGGCCGGGTGGGACTGGGAACGGGACTGACGGGCCCCACGGGTACCGTCTCCGCCATGCCCGACTCCCTGCCCCCGCTGCGCGAGCTGCTCGCGACCGCGGTCGAGTCGGTCGGCGGGGCGGAGCGCACCGGTCAGGTCGAGATGGCCGAGGCGGTGCACGCCAGCATCCGCACCGGCGACCACCTCGCGGTCCAGGCGGGCACCGGCACCGGCAAGTCGCTGGCCTACCTGGTGCCCGCGATCCGGCACGCGGTCGCCAACGGCAAGTCCGTCGTGATCTCCACGGCCACCATCGCGCTGCAGCGCCAACTGGTCGACCGCGACCTGCCCCGGCTCGCCAAGGCCCTGGCCAAGCCCCTCAAGCGCACCCCGACCTTCGCCATCCTCAAGGGCAGGCGCAACTACCTGTGCCTGCACCGCCTGGACGGGCCCGCCGACGAGCCGGACGACCAGGTGCTGTTCGACCCGTTCGCGGTGTCGCGGCTCGGGCGCGAGGTCGGCAGGCTGCGCGAGTGGGCCAGCGACACCGAACTCGGCGACCGCGACGAACTCGTGCCCGGCGTGTCCGACCAGGCGTGGCGGCAGGTGTCGGTGTCGGCGCGCGAGTGCCTCGGCGCGTCGCGCTGCCCGATCGGCACCGACTGCTTCGCCGAGCGGGCGCGGGCCGAGGCGGGCAAGGCCGATGTGGTGGTCACCAACCACGCGCTGCTGGCCATCGACGCCCTGGGCACGGCCCAGGTGCTGCCCGAGCACGACGTGGTGATCATCGACGAGGCGCACGACCTGGTCGACCGGGTCACCTCGGTGGCCACCGGGGAGCTGTCGGCGACGGCGGTGTCGATCGCCGCGCGGCGGTCGGGGAAGCTGGTGACCGACGAGGTCGCCGACCGGCTCATCGAGGCTGGTGAAGGCCTCGCGATGCTGCTCTCGGAGGCGCCCGCGGGCCGGGTCGACGACCTGCCGGAGCCGGTGGCCGTCACGCTGCAGGCGATCCGCGACGCCGCGCACGGGTGCGTCACCGCGATCGGACCGGACCGCAAGGACGACCCCGAAGCGGCGACCTCGCGCAAGCTGGCACTCTCAGCGCTTGAAGAGGTCCACGACACCGCCGTGCGGATCCTGGAGGCGTTCGGCGCCGAGGACGGCAAGCTGCGCGACGTCGTGTGGGTGAGCGGGGACATCAACGCCGCCGGACCTCGACCGGTGTCGCTGCGGGTCGCGCCGCTCGGCGTGGCCGGGCTCCTGCGGGAGAAGCTCTTCGGCGAGAACACCACAGTGCTGACCTCGGCGACCCTGACCCTCGGCGGCACCTTCGACGCCCTGGCCAAGCAGTGGGGCCTGCCGGGCAAGCAGCGGGTGGGCGTCAAGGCCGAGGGAACGGCGACGGACAAGGAACCCACCGACGACATCCGGTGGAGCGGCATGGACGTCGGCTCCCCGTTCGACCACCCCAAGTCCGGCATCCTCTACACCGCGCGGCACCTCCCCCCACCAGGGCGCGACGGGCTCCCACCCGCGTACCTGGAAGAGCTGCGCGAACTGGTCACCGCGGCCGGTGGCCGCACACTGGGCCTGTTCTCCTCGATGCGCGCCGCCAAGCAGGCCACCGCCGAGTTGCGCAACAAGGTCGACGTCGACATCTTGTGCCAGGGCGACGACTCCACGGCCCTGCTGGTCAAGAAATTCGCCGAGAACCCGCCCACCTGCCTGTTCGGCACGCTGTCGCTGTGGCAGGGGGTGGACGTGCCGGGACCGTCGCTGACGCTGGTCGTGATGGACCGGATCCCGTTCCCCCGCCCGGACGACCCGCTGGCCTCAGCCAGGCAACGCGCCGTGGAGTCCAGGGGCGGCAACGGGTTCCTGACGGTCGCCGCCACGCACGCCGCGCTGCTGCTCGCCCAGGGCGCGGGCAGGCTGCTGCGGTCGATGGACGACAAGGGGGTGGTCGCGGTGCTCGACCCGCGCCTGGCCACCGCCCGCTACGGCGGGTTCCTGCGCGCGTCCCTGCCCCCCTTCTGGCCGACGACCGATCCCGAGGTCGTGCGGGCCGCGCTGCGCCGACTGGCGGCGGCGAGCTGAATGCAGTTCGAGATCCCTAGCGGAGGACGCGTGTCTGTCATTCCCGGCGACGGCTCTGCCATGCCCGACCGCGGCATCACCGTGGACGACACCGGCGTGCGCAGAACGCTGGCCGACGGCACCGAAGAGGCGGTGAGCTGGACCGACCTCGCGGAGGTCGCGATTCGGACGACGCCTGAGGGGCCGTGGAAGGAAGATGTGTTCTTCCTGCTGATGCGGGCTGGTGGGGGCGGGTGTGCGGTTCCTGCTGGGCATCCGTCGGCGGATGACCTGATGGCGCGGTTGCAGTCGCTGCCGAACTTTGACAATGACGCGTTTGTTGAGGCTATGACGACTACTGAGGATGGGCTGTTTGTGATCTGGCAGCGGTGATCTTCGGCTCACCTTCGGCATTGCGACCGGACCCGTGGTGGTCCAGTGTGCTCGATGGGGCGCGGTCGGCTTTGCGCTGGATCCGCGGTGGTCCGGGGTGCTCGATGGGGCGAACTTGTTTTGCGCGGGGCCCCTGCACCAGCCGTGGCAGGACCGCAAAAGCCGGGGCCGAAGAGCATGGCCCTGCAGCGAGGCAAGGCTACGACTGCCGCCACCCCACACAAAACAAGTCCGCCCCATCGAGCATTTCGGGTGGGCGGCTTCCGAGTGTCCAGTGGTTGCTACTGGCGTCGGGGTAGGGGCTCTGTACTTCGTGGAGTCAAGGGCGCCATTGGGCTATGACGGTGACTGTTCCTGGGGCTACTTCGGTGAAGCCGGCGTCGCGGACGGCTGTGGTGCGTTGGGTTTGCCAGGCTTTGTCGGGGTCTGGGCCGGGGTGGAGTTGGTGCCAGTGGGCGGTGGTGGGGGTGCGGACCGCGCAGTGGAAGTTGGTGGTGGACCAGGACTTCAGGTCGTCGGCGCGGTTGGTGGCGTGGAGCAGGGCGGCCAGCAGCATGGTGGCGTGGCCGACCTGGGCGGCGGCTTTGCCGACGGTCATGGGGACGTCGGGGTTGAGCCAGAGGATGGGGGTTTCGGGCGGGACTGGGCCGGGGGTGTCCTCGGGGAGTTCGCTGCCGGAGATTTGTAGGCGGGACAACACTTTTGGGGATTCGGCCACTAGGCCGGGGACCAGGGCGCGGGCTTCAGCGCCGTCCACGGAGATGGTGATGCCGGGGAGGTCTTGGACGGCTTCCCAATGAGCGCCACGGGCTCGGCGGGCGACTTTGCGGATGCGGCTGCGGACCCAGATGTCGACTTCGTTGTGCCAGGGGGCTTCTGGTGTAGCGGCGCGGTCGTCCAGGCAGACGGCGAGGGCGGCTGCGGCGGCGGCTTCCAGGAGCGGGGTGCGGGCTGGCTGGGGGTCGCGCTCGACGCGCAGGACTATGGGCATGGCGCGGACCAGGGCGGGGTCCTCGTCGCCGGTGTCGTTGGTGGCTTCGGCGGGCAGGCGCAGCCACGTGGCGTAGCGGGCGGCGAGGGGATCCAGGATGGTCATTGTGCGGCCAGCCTACTCGGGAACACCGACCGGGACGGGGGTCGCGGCGCGGGGCCTGTGGACAACCGGCTTCGGCGACGGGGTGCTGACCGCGCCCGCGCAGGCGGCGACCACGAGGCCGATTGCGGCGATGTCGGTGAGGGCGAGGGTCTGGTCCAGCAGGAAGAACCCCGCTGCGGCAGCGAGAGCGGGCGCCAGGCTGGTGAGGACGGCGAAGGTCGCGGGGGTGAGTTTGCGCAGTGCCAAGAGTTCCAGCGTGTAGGGCAGCGCGGACGCCAGCACGGCGACTGCCGTACCGATGACCAGGACGACCGGGTTGAGCAGCCGGGTTCCGGCGTCGGCGATCCCGACGGGCAGGCTGATCGCGGCGGAGACGGCGAGGGCCAGGGCGATTCCGTCGGTCTTCGGGAACCGGGAGCCGGAGCGGGCGGCGAGCAGGATGTAGCAGGCCCACAGCGCACCCGCGACGAGCACGAACCCGACCCCGATCGGGTCGAGTTCGTCGAACCCGCCGCGACCGAGCAGGGCAACGCCACCAGCGGCCAGCGCGGCCCACATCCAGCTACTCGCCCGCTTCGACGCAACCACAGACAGCGTAAGAGGGCCGAGCACCTCTAGAGCGACAGCCGCGCCAAGAGGGATGCGGGCGATGGCTTGGTAGAAGCACAGGTTCATGCACGCGAGCACGGCGCCGAAGCCCAAGATGACCTGCCAGTCCGCTCGGCGGTAGCCGCGTACTTTCGGCCTGCAGATCAAGCACATCAGCACGGCGCCCAGGCCGAGCCGCAGCCCGACCATGCCCGCCGCCCCGGCCTGCGGGAACACCCGCGCGGCCAACGCGGCACCGACCATCTGCGACACCAGCGCGCCCAACACCAGGCCAACACCCACGGCGTCCCCGCCTCGCTCATTGCTCACGGCACCGACGCTACGGACGCGAAATCCGCAGGTGAAATGCTATTCCAGCAGCGGTTATGCTCTACAGACATGACCGTGGAGTTGCGGCACCTGCGGGCCTTCCTGGTGATCGCCGAGGAAGGCAACATCACCCGCGCGGCGGCCCGGCTGCACACGGGTCAACCCGCGTTGTCGCGCACGCTGCAGGCCCTGGAGTCG
It includes:
- a CDS encoding ATP-dependent DNA helicase, which translates into the protein MPDSLPPLRELLATAVESVGGAERTGQVEMAEAVHASIRTGDHLAVQAGTGTGKSLAYLVPAIRHAVANGKSVVISTATIALQRQLVDRDLPRLAKALAKPLKRTPTFAILKGRRNYLCLHRLDGPADEPDDQVLFDPFAVSRLGREVGRLREWASDTELGDRDELVPGVSDQAWRQVSVSARECLGASRCPIGTDCFAERARAEAGKADVVVTNHALLAIDALGTAQVLPEHDVVIIDEAHDLVDRVTSVATGELSATAVSIAARRSGKLVTDEVADRLIEAGEGLAMLLSEAPAGRVDDLPEPVAVTLQAIRDAAHGCVTAIGPDRKDDPEAATSRKLALSALEEVHDTAVRILEAFGAEDGKLRDVVWVSGDINAAGPRPVSLRVAPLGVAGLLREKLFGENTTVLTSATLTLGGTFDALAKQWGLPGKQRVGVKAEGTATDKEPTDDIRWSGMDVGSPFDHPKSGILYTARHLPPPGRDGLPPAYLEELRELVTAAGGRTLGLFSSMRAAKQATAELRNKVDVDILCQGDDSTALLVKKFAENPPTCLFGTLSLWQGVDVPGPSLTLVVMDRIPFPRPDDPLASARQRAVESRGGNGFLTVAATHAALLLAQGAGRLLRSMDDKGVVAVLDPRLATARYGGFLRASLPPFWPTTDPEVVRAALRRLAAAS
- the ctaD gene encoding aa3-type cytochrome oxidase subunit I, which translates into the protein MTAVAPQPIATRPYPARETAKGSYLLRLFRTTDHKQIGIMYLVTSFAFFMVGGAMAMLIRSELAVPGQQFLSQEQYNQLFTMHGTIMLLLYATPILFGFANFVLPLQIGSPDVAFPRLNAFSYWLYLFGGIIVMFGFLTPGGAADFGWFAYTPLSDKIHSPGVGADLWITGLAVGGLGTILGAVNMLTTIVCLRAPGMTMFRMPIFTWNILITSVLVLLAFPILTAALFGLLADRQLGAHVFDPANGGVILWQHLFWFFGHPEVYIVALPFFGIVSEIFPVFSRKPLFGYRGLVYATLGIAALSVTVWAHHMYATGAVLLPFFSFMTFLIAVPTGVKFFNWIGTMWKGQLTFETPMLFSVGFLVTFLFGGLTGVLLAAPAIDFHVSDTYFVVAHFHYVLYGTIVFATFAGIYFWFPKITGRFLDEPLGKLHFWTTFIGFHGTFLVQHWLGNEGMPRRYADYLPSDGFTTLNTISTIGAYILGASTLPFIYNVFKSYRYGEITTADDPWGYGNSLEWATSSPPPRHNFTELPRIRSERPAFDLHYPHMREATEADKYVGLLGGHGHKPAPSEVIAEKMNPDEISKGDPTLPN
- the serB gene encoding phosphoserine phosphatase SerB, translating into MSTSAGPRQTPVLITVTGPDKPGVSSVLFAALTRHGVDILDVEQVVIRGQLVLGALVSTDHDPEGLQESVEQAMATVAMRVDVEIGVDPQPRGGSTHVLVVLGRPVSARALGEVARKLAQLEVNIDSIRRVADYPVTGLELRVSVPQDTDEADAALRSVLARLSVKVGLDIAVERDLLARRAKRLIVFDVDSTLIQGEVIEMLAAKAGCEAEVREITEAAMRGEIDFTESLHRRVATLAGLPAAVLDEVAAEVQLTPGARTTIRTLKRLGYRCGVVSGGFTAIIDRIGADLGLDFQAANELEVVDGTLTGRVIGEVVDREGKSVALRHFAEAFHIPLTQCVAVGDGANDIDMLATAGLGIAFNAKPALREVADTALSHPYLDAVLFVLGVTRDEIEAADLADGLDPERL
- a CDS encoding S1 RNA-binding domain-containing protein — encoded protein: MKWSDFTSQHKPGDVIDGVVTGTVDFGSWVEYAGFTGLVHGQTLPVGAAVAVRILAIDPERERFSLEQV
- a CDS encoding choice-of-anchor P family protein, coding for MSPVRALRTGVLAAATSLLALAAPAAASVAADSVPADSSGTVGGAMALVGTEAIDIGPLAPCAAGGPGIGTTTGQTSDKGLVSYGMGSSTCSYDPATGSASATVNGRQFQLNRENVAGIPALKIATFSVSCATNDEGGVTSSVTLGGITGLQVPEEIPPNLTILVPGFFPEDPPIAKVVLNDVVEAEAPDRSVTVHAAKIWLYPDADPAGPPAPGSGSITLGSVTCNPAHD
- a CDS encoding EamA family transporter, with translation MSNERGGDAVGVGLVLGALVSQMVGAALAARVFPQAGAAGMVGLRLGLGAVLMCLICRPKVRGYRRADWQVILGFGAVLACMNLCFYQAIARIPLGAAVALEVLGPLTLSVVASKRASSWMWAALAAGGVALLGRGGFDELDPIGVGFVLVAGALWACYILLAARSGSRFPKTDGIALALAVSAAISLPVGIADAGTRLLNPVVLVIGTAVAVLASALPYTLELLALRKLTPATFAVLTSLAPALAAAAGFFLLDQTLALTDIAAIGLVVAACAGAVSTPSPKPVVHRPRAATPVPVGVPE
- a CDS encoding TetR/AcrR family transcriptional regulator, with product MTEAQGRPQRRTQRERREATVGKLVDATITAISEVGYARASVQEICGRAGVSHGGLFRHFETRLDLIVTVAEEVGRRQIENFLARVHPFFEAEGSDFLEVLRAIREASRSPLNIVWFELLLAARTDEELRTRLAPTIESYSKDIYLTALRIPAIAAQPDEIRQVAVFTGLHMFDGETFVNAVYPRPDLDEKRLQLVAAFYASTVQPHH
- a CDS encoding aldehyde dehydrogenase family protein; translation: MTDQTTIGELVSACATRAFAAAPSLAGADDETIDNAIAEMAARLSSARAKVLAANAEDVAAAEASGMSGGLLDRLRITDQRLTDMAEQLRLLASVAHPQRSRQIGTLDGGLKLVELRRPVGVIGANYEARPNVTVDVASQLVKSRNGGVLRTGSAALRSATTLIEHVVAPALSDAGLDPDAIQLVPSPDREAAGALVDLPHLVPLVILRGSGESTRELGRRAAASGVRTLAHADGGGVLYYDTKADPAVAEDLITRSLDRLGVCNRLNLLLVHRDVYDSALPGIQSALAAAGVTASLAPHEHAIGYEWALDSDREATVTIAQVDDLKHAAAIANTETSGLAAGIVTTDRARADEFIAAYTGTGVFWNAPTRLLDGFKLLGVPETGINIDRVPGPRGPVTFTDLTLRQYAVLPV
- a CDS encoding peptidyl-tRNA hydrolase yields the protein MTILDPLAARYATWLRLPAEATNDTGDEDPALVRAMPIVLRVERDPQPARTPLLEAAAAAALAVCLDDRAATPEAPWHNEVDIWVRSRIRKVARRARGAHWEAVQDLPGITISVDGAEARALVPGLVAESPKVLSRLQISGSELPEDTPGPVPPETPILWLNPDVPMTVGKAAAQVGHATMLLAALLHATNRADDLKSWSTTNFHCAVRTPTTAHWHQLHPGPDPDKAWQTQRTTAVRDAGFTEVAPGTVTVIAQWRP